The Alkalinema sp. FACHB-956 genome contains a region encoding:
- a CDS encoding helix-turn-helix transcriptional regulator has protein sequence METLTSQDTQQLLHAIQDLYALHDLSSFGVKALEIVNRLVPSDVPEFHMTNARSHEVSRAFLPDHPGFTPEMDQVVRSHWGEHPIVQNMPLTFTGAYKISDFMTSRQFHHLEGLYQQYLGVVGCEDQMVMFLPPISPQNWNEYLQADLSMAGIALNRSQRNFTERDRLLLNLLRPHLFQAYCNAQRYQQVQQRLIQLQQLLTHIGLIILDTSGQIEWITPQANQYLESYFGKTLERSQVPTSLWAWIRYQVASTQTSNQTTSFLPLRIEQNDKQLVIQLVVESLQGRYLLLLEEHTLSLLPVLELLGLSSRETEVLFWVMRGEANQAIAKHLDVHPSTIRKHLESIYHKLGVQSRTEAIAQALDKLGMLPSLTSLQSS, from the coding sequence TGGAGATTGTCAATCGGTTGGTGCCCAGTGATGTGCCAGAGTTTCACATGACGAATGCGCGATCGCATGAAGTGTCTCGTGCGTTTTTGCCTGATCATCCTGGTTTTACGCCGGAAATGGATCAAGTCGTGAGAAGTCACTGGGGAGAACACCCCATCGTCCAGAACATGCCACTCACATTCACCGGAGCCTATAAAATCTCAGATTTTATGACTTCTAGGCAGTTCCATCACTTAGAGGGGTTGTATCAGCAATATTTGGGGGTTGTAGGCTGTGAGGATCAGATGGTGATGTTTCTACCGCCAATCTCCCCTCAGAACTGGAATGAGTATTTGCAAGCAGATTTGTCTATGGCTGGAATTGCCCTGAATCGCAGCCAACGCAACTTCACCGAGCGCGATCGTCTCCTGCTCAATCTCCTGCGTCCCCATCTGTTTCAAGCTTATTGCAATGCTCAACGCTATCAACAAGTGCAGCAACGTTTAATCCAATTGCAACAATTATTGACTCATATCGGGTTAATCATTTTAGACACTTCTGGACAAATTGAATGGATCACTCCACAAGCTAACCAATACTTAGAATCCTACTTCGGTAAAACACTAGAACGAAGTCAAGTTCCTACTTCACTTTGGGCTTGGATCAGATATCAAGTCGCTTCAACTCAAACATCAAATCAAACCACATCCTTTTTACCCTTACGCATTGAGCAGAATGATAAACAATTGGTGATTCAGTTAGTTGTTGAATCGCTACAAGGACGTTATCTCTTATTACTGGAAGAACACACACTCTCACTCCTGCCAGTACTAGAGCTATTAGGCTTAAGTTCCCGCGAAACCGAAGTGTTATTTTGGGTGATGCGAGGAGAAGCGAATCAAGCGATCGCTAAACATCTTGATGTTCACCCCAGCACCATCCGCAAACATCTGGAGAGTATTTATCACAAGTTAGGTGTGCAAAGCCGCACCGAAGCGATCGCTCAGGCTTTAGACAAGTTAGGAATGCTCCCTTCCCTCACCAGCTTGCAGTCCAGCTAA